A single Vulpes lagopus strain Blue_001 chromosome 3, ASM1834538v1, whole genome shotgun sequence DNA region contains:
- the LOC121487269 gene encoding LOW QUALITY PROTEIN: 40S ribosomal protein S7-like (The sequence of the model RefSeq protein was modified relative to this genomic sequence to represent the inferred CDS: deleted 1 base in 1 codon; substituted 1 base at 1 genomic stop codon), with amino-acid sequence MFSLSPKIMKPHGKRLDKFKSGIYQALHELERNWDPRAHLRELNATAAKEIEVGGGWKVLITFVPILELNSFQKIQIQLVCESEKKFSGKLVVFIAQRTLPXPTEKSHTKNEHKRPRIHTLTAVHDAVLEDLVFPSKIVRKRIHVMLDGSQLTEVHLNKAQQSNMEHKVEAFSGICKKLTSKDVDFEFPEFQL; translated from the exons ATGTTCAGTTTGAGCCCGAAGATCATGAAGCCCCATGGCAAGAGGTTAGATAAGTTCAAGTCCGGCATCTACCAGGCTCTCCATGAGCTGGAGAGGAACTGGGACCCCAGGGCCCACCTGAGGGAGCTGAATGCAACAGCAGCCAAGGAAATTGAAGTTGGCGGTGGTTGGAAGGTTCTTATCACCTTTGTTCCTATTCTGGAACTAAACTCTTTCCAGAAAATCCAAATCCAGCTAGTCTGTGAATCGGAGAAAAAGTTCAGTGGGAAGCTTGTTGTCTTTATTGCTCAGAGAACTCTGCCTTAGCCAACT GAGAAAAGCCATACAAAGAATGAACACAAGCGTCCCAGGATCCACACTTTGACAGCCGTGCATGACGCGGTCCTGGAGGACTTGGTTTTCCCAAGCAAAATCGTACGCAAGAGGATCCACGTGATGCTGGATGGCAGTCAGCTCACAGAGGTTCATTTGAATAAAGCCCAGCAGAGCAACATGGAGCACAAAGTTGAAGCTTTTTCTGGTATCTGTAAGAAGCTCACCAGCAAGGATGTTGACTTTGAGTTCCCAGAGTTTCAGTTGTAA